Below is a genomic region from Ascaphus truei isolate aAscTru1 chromosome 5, aAscTru1.hap1, whole genome shotgun sequence.
agtggaacgctatatatatggccacggcaaaaagctccatatgtaccgcactaaaggagaacgcatataaggtcctaatgcggtggtacctcaccccaatgaaattagccaaattcgtgcctggatcctgctcactatgcccccggcagtgcggaggatcggccgatctgttacatatgctgtggtcttgcccgcggatctccccactatgggaagaaattagacattggatacagagagtcttcgacctcactattcccccagacccatggctattcctcttgaatagaccactaaagggcctgtccaaagcaaacaataaactaatagcacattttgcaatagccacacggagcgagatagcagcactatggaaacgccccgaaattccaagtatcccaaagattcgaaatcgattgtggtttatctgccagatggaaaagttgacgagtctagttaatgacactggcaccaattatctcaaagtatggacgccttggctggcgcagacggatatccccggggttgagaggaacacaatctggctgtgatagatgcaggtgcgttctcctttaggagcggaaactcagttcacgacgactacacagacaaatagacagaacgcctacagaggtgtcaaactggagaggacgcaacccacaaagaaccttactaggagcggtgaagagacctagcacgagtcgatgctcctcttccggccgcgccacccctttactcccttcctacccacctcctttttttttttttttttttttatttattttttttctttattgattttgtgtttgtcaatttgaatcaatcgtactatgtgaattatgttattatctttattgctagtctacccaaaacaatccggtcgagtagggcccgaaaaaccgggatatgtctcacaagctgacatacggtactgtctatagcggagattaacactaaaaatgaatgtaatgtatactgtattctgtatcacttgtttggaaaaatgcaataaaatctaagttacaaaaaaaagacttgtgcatgttgaatagtgaagaaaagtaggcttgtttagcttgcgagagggcagagttgaaacaggatagcataaatttgtagtgaaggaagtctgcgagagtatgagatttcctccagaggcgttcagaggaatgagtggaggaccgcagcatgcgcgtgtgggaatttagccagggtctagggttagaagggcgagggcggcagagagaaagcagggcatgtagatcaagagaggaggacaaggcagaattgtagttcctgaccaggttgtcagagtctgtagcagagcggagagaggagaggaaggagcgtaaagtggacccaaagtcaggtaagtgaatagagcgcaggtttctgcagaacctgggggtagatggaggtggagaaggggagaagcgagatagagagaatgagataaggtgatggtcagagagaggaaaaagggaaattgagaaatcggagagagataagtttttagtgaaaaccaggtctaagtagtgaccatccttgtggatgctagctgcagtccactgttgaaggccaaaagaagaggttagagagagaaagcgggaagcccaagggagagaggggtcatcaatgtggcagttgaagtccccaaggagaaaaacaggggagtctgaggagagaaagaaagagagccaggattcaaagtgagagagaaaggcagaagggggatgagtagaggtaggtgggtgacagatgaccgccacatggacagggagatgagagaagatctggacagtgtgagtctcaaaggagggaaaagcaagagatggaggaataggaaggggtcgataacggcagagagaggagagcaggagccccacacctccaccactgccatcagtgcgcggagtgtgagagaaagaaaggccaccataagagggggcagcttccagagcagagtcagactgagtgagccaggtctcagttatagcaaataggagcagagagtgagagagaaaaaagtcatgtacagagaggaacttgttagaaagggagcgcgcattccaaagggcacaggagaaagggagagaggagggagggtggcaggggatgggtatgaggttggaggggttgacaccagaaggagtagaggttgcaattggcaggcgaggacgagcgcatgtaggaataaggcagggaccaggattgggagagatatccccagaagcaaggatgagaagcatggatagaaagaggatgtgtgaggatgatttgtaggggtgttttttcatGCAGGGGAtagagctgtgtggtgtcagaggacgcaggtaagaaaggagttcatgtgaacagagaagtggtgaaggaaggagagatggagatatatgaatagagttagagacatactgagacaGGTAaaaagaagtgaagtcacagcaaatataaatggtaaaggcagtaTCCACTAACCTAATGATATGTAGTGACTAAAATAATTAGGGCATGGATAAATGCCTTGGCGAGAACGTTAATAGCGCATGGACGTGATCATATGCCCATCGACAATCACATAGCAAAACTCCAACTTGCGTTCCAATTAACACACTACCACGTTCCAGCCATCTTGTGTTAAATAGTTTGTATTAACTAAGTAAACAGTGCTATAGGCTATGTTAAGTACCTCAATCACTGACCAATGAGCAAGTTCATCACTTATACCTATACATTACATAAGGATATATAAGACTAACTCTGTTTTTATGTGTGATTTATTTTTCTTCATTATCAATATGTTATCTAATGTTCTTAGAAACAACATTAGAATAATCATGGTCTGGCTGTAAATAATGGCAGGTTTTGGTGCAATTTATTTATCTCAACATTGTTTGCCCGAGCTAATATTAATGGACTTTCGTGCATGTGCGAAGTTCGGATAACAGATCATTAGCATATTATTTGTATATGAGTAACCATAAGGTCGATTAAAATGTATCCATACGCTACTTCAGTTATTAAATCTAGGTTAATGTTAGGTTATTCTCTTTAGTGGATAGCCGTTAGGATTAACCCAACGTTAATTTAGATTAGGGTAATGTTCAATTGcctaatggagcttagtgcattTGGCCCTTTGTGTTTATGAATTACATTTGTAATTTTTTCTGTTAATATTTTATGGATCCCACTTAATGGAGCAACATGGTATCTCTTCACTTATGTATTAGAATAAAGGGCTCTATTCTAGAGAAGAAAATGTAAAAGTGTGGTTCTTATAAAATTATCCAaacttagtttttttttattactttccTTACCCTAACAAATTATTATGAGTATTACTTGTATAATCAAAAATATATCTAAATTttcgtaatatatatatatatattatatttcatatttcatgtggaataataaatgatttaaattaaaaaatcaCATCCAGTTGATATGATACAGCTTAATATCTTCTGATCCTCCAAGAAAAGTTTATTTTTCTGCATGCAATAATGagggtatacagtactgtagatgtataccgtgttatctttttattttgaaaaaaacTGCAACATTAGATTATCAGGGGTCATGTGTAtggatttatatatgtgtgttacaATTACATTTCAAATAGACATATAATAAAGGTTTTAATACAACAATACAAGTTGTAGCCCTATCATCACTGTATCAAAATAGAAACCGATGCAATCAAGTACGTTTGAAACCACTTGACACAGATTGGGTAGTGAACTTTGTTGTGACGCCCAGATTCATTTGCAGCCAAAGCCAAGTATACATTACTGCATGTGACTTGTTAGTACAGTTTACACCTCTGAAGGTCATTTCTCAAGGTTGATACATTAATTAAATAACCCCAGACCATTTGCATTCAGTTTATGATCTCTAAACATGTCAACACTTTGGATTTTTCCCAGGATATCAtttgaatttgttttttttttttgtttttttttttacatttactatGATAAAGAAATTGTATAACTGGCAGTTGCGCCATCTATAGaatgtaacaccttctctatTACATGTGCCTGGTAGTGAATAGGATTAGTATATTGATAAAATAAGACTTTTTGCGTTGTTTTTCTCACACAATATATTTTCAAGGTGGCATAGCCTTGTGGAGCTGAGCAACATTTAAAGGTAAACTCGCAGTGCATTGTTCAAATGTAATAGAACCTTTAATAATGTCTTCCTCGTTATTTTTCACCGTATGAATGTatcaaaattaaattaaaacGTGGGCGAGTTTCCTatgcaaaatatttattttactttatatttgttttccattccatttttttacacatttttgcCTCGGTCATTTTCTAACTGTTCTTATacagcatacatatatatatatatgaatgaatgCACCTGCATTTTCTTTAAGAAAGTCCACTATTTATAAAATAACATTTCACAAAGATTGTGCATTCATGCAACACTGCTCTAAGCAAGCTTcaagatacttttttttttctttaaatgacATAAAATGTACTAATCGTCATTTTTTTTCTCTAGGTAAAGATTATCAAAAACAAATGGCAAAAACAAATCAGTGTGTTCTCAACGGACCTTATAACCATTTTTGGTTCAGGTTATTATGTAAAGCAAAGTTTATTGTCACAGGAAAGAAACAAAAGTCAAAAAAGTTTAAGTATTCTAGTTAAATAACAATGCATAGTCAAGTGGAAATATAATTTAGGCAtgtacaaatagaaaaaagttttctttatatatacatatatattacaacattattcCATATGGAATTCATGATGTTTTGATTCTTCCGTCTTAAAGAAAGGCCTTTGAGCAAGGCATAAAATATAGAAGTAAATATTGATGGTATTCATTTTAATTGAGTTCATAGTACATGGTAAATTGGTCTGGAATCGGGAGTATTGGGTGTCCTTGGTAGGGAGTCCGTGCTGGTTGTAGGAGACAAGGAGATGGAGTCTTGAAGTTGAAGGACTGACTGATCAGATGAGGAGATGCGATCCACTATACTAGATAAACAGTCAAGGCTGGATAGTGCTGTGATTTTGTTTGTAGAGTGGGCTATTGAGCAAAAGAAAGACACATTTAGCTTCGTGAAAtctacatacagtaagtacaactCATTCATCTTTACCTTTTACTAACAGAACCTTCATTGAACACACAATAATTGTTTCACATAACCTCCTGTTATCAACGCCCATGCAGGACTTGAACACAAACAGGTTTTGCATATGAACCATTTACTCATCTTGAAAATATAGGTAAGCAAGTGCTACTTACTTATTGGTTGTAAATCAGAACAATATACACTGTCAAAGCTGCTGTTCCGTCTGGACCATTGTGGGCTGCTGCATTCAgtctaaaacaaacaaaaatgtgtacagtatatcattatTTGATTCATAATAATATGTTTAAGGGTCATAAGTGCATGTATGTAATTATTTGTGTGCCAGATTGACAACGCTTTAAATGTAACACCACCATCGAGTATTTTGCCCAGAAAAATCTTCAAGGATCTCATGACATAAACTGGTTTTAATTCAGTGGCTTCTTGAAAAATGAGCAGCATGGCAAAATCGAGGTCTAGCAAAAAATGTGTAACACGTTAAGCATGAAGAATGGATTGAAGCTGGAGGAGGCCACACTAATTTAGCTGGAGTACTCTTTCCCAGAGCTATTTCACATGGAAACTTGGCAGAAATAAGCCAACAAGCAATAAATGTACCAACTTCCCGAGGACTAATTTTATATGGGGATATCCAAACGTTTTTCATCTAATCTGTTTAAAAATGTACAACAAACGGTGCTGACCTTTGATGAACAGATTAAATGAGAACTGTTTATCACTAATCAATCAACTGTTATTTAAGTAAAAGGTTACTAGTACGGCTCAATCTAATAAGTATGCACTTACATTCAATTTAGATTTGAAAATGATAGAGTAACGCTGGAAACAGAAAATCAAACGCACAGTATTCAGATCTAGTTCTACATACTACTGTATTGCTATTGTTATTTCACTAGTTAAAATGTCTTATAAACTGTACATAACTATATATACTATGAAAGTTTCAAATTACTATGACCTAATTAAGTTATTGCAACAATTGCATGTATTTAAACATCACCCGTGATTAATATTGGTATGCTTTTGaattattatatattaaaaataaacaaacaatctCACTCATTATCCAAATCTACAACTCATGAATGAAGTGCTTTTATATAGAGTTCTTACCATGCCATCTGAGCAGTTGGATATTGGGCTCCCTGGTTCAGAACAACTCTGTCCTGGGAGACTGTAATAGTTTTCTACCTGTTCTCTTAGCAGGTCTTGGAGACTCTCGATATATTTAATGGCATTCCTGAGGATCTCCACTTTGGGCAGCCTTTGGTTGGGGTTTGCAGTGGTACATCTTTTCAGAGTTTCAAAAGCATGGTTTACTTTCTTtagcctcctcctctctctcattgtgGCTGCCTTCCTTCTGTCCATAGTGGACGACTTTCTTTTGCAAGCCTTACAAGCCCACATCAGACAGTGGCCAGCCTGATGGTGCCCGGTGGGCGCTCTGACGTGCTCATCTTCATCGGATTCTTGAAGGTCTTTTTTGTGAGCTCCATAGACAGACATTCCGTGCTCAAAGTCATCGGTGAATTCCTCCTCAGGAGAAGGGATGCATGAACTGTCATAGAAGAATTCAGATGGGGAAAAATGGCAATTATCCACTATCTCCATTCTTAGCGATTCTAGTAATGAAGATGTTAGTTTGTTTGGGTTCAAGTGATCAAGGCTCAGGAAATTACTTTGGAGTCCCCTTGGCCGATTTCCTCAGTAATTAGTAAGCCCAGGCTAAGTGCCTTTGTATTGATGCACCAGCTTTTTATATATCACGATTAAAGGAGGCTGGTCCACGGTGGCTAATAACCATTAGCATATCCCACTACAACCCCTACTGGGGGCTGTCTAAGAAAACCTCCTCCTTTTCCCCAGAGTCTGGTTTCAGTTTAAGGCTCTTTTTACACTTTGCTATTTGTGTTAAACAAAATGATAATACACTGAAATACGTTATATGTTACCACAAACTTGGAGAATATGCTTTTAGTGTAAATGGATCCCCCCAAAGAGCCAATTGTTAATACAATTGGGTGAGAAAATCAGTACAGCTACCAACTTTCAAAGTGGACAATCTTTGAGTTAAATAACAGTGAtactttggggggaaaaaaacttaaatgaacTGAAAACCTATTCAATTACTTTCTTTACTTCTCcttttctgtacagtatgtgaactaCATAGAGCATATATAAATACTTGTATGTTTACGCTTAGTATTTATCATAGCTCACGAGGGACATTTCTATAATCTCACATGTACAGTTATTGAATGCTTAATTAACAAAGTGTGTGACTGACCTGATAAAATAACTACCATTTGATTTTTGTAGTTCCTTATTGTAAATATACAATTCTAGATAAGCCTCAAATAATATAATGATTTGCATGGAAAGCAACGTTATGTTAAACTCGTATTTTCTAGACATCTAGACTAGACATTAcacttaattaattaattaatgaatAAATTACACTACTGTAATTGCATTGCTCGTTGTTTGAAAATACGGAGTGTTTGATTTGAAGATTTTCTTTACGTGTTTTACCATAATATTGCCGTGGAGCTGAAGCTTTAGAGTTAACAGTAAGATAATACAGTGGGATTGCTAATTTTCTGCTCCCTGACAAACATGCACCGTTACAGATGCATCCCAGCTGCTACAGAAATCTCCACTGAAAGTGAAACATTTCTAACCCCTCAGTCTCTGAGTAACTTTGCACAACTTGGTGACAAAAGTCTTCCAAAAAACCTGCAGCAGATCACTGAAGCTGTTAAGGGGTCATTAAAGTGGTAATGAAGCCATTAGCAGGCTTTTGCCAAGGTGCAGCAACACTTTGGCCATATTCAGgtggttcatactgtacatttggtTCAGGAAGGAGGAAGGTACAACCCATGGAATAAAGGATGTCCCAAGCAATTTACTTTGCAAAATGTTTATGGGTCCCTTTCACACGTCAGTAAAATAAGACTACCTTTAGAAAATGTGTATTCAGCTTATATATTTGAAGTGAAATGTATACTAAGAAATGGCtaatatccccccctccctcatgctTTAATATAGAATATCTAACACGACACAACATACAACTTACTGTTCTATATGAAAGGTATTGATAATTTCCTTTATGTTAGTGTAATGGGTACAGTTAAAATGGATACTAAATAcggtgacagggtaaataaaaaagGAATGGGTATTATTTCTTACAGGAGAATGATTAATCATATGATCAAATTATAATATTTGTTTTCCTCTGCTTTTACCACATGTTGTTGGCGTATCACACAATACCAGAAGACTTTCGGttcgtactgtatatatataatttatgagACCTTCAGGACCTGTTAGACCTTGTGAAATATATGTAAGTAAGTAAGTATGTGAGTAAgtatgtgagtatgtatgtaAGTAAGTTTGTGAGTAAGTATGTGAGTAAGTATGTGAGTATGCATTATTTTTGACCCCAGATTGGAGTTTGCACTACAAGTGAAGAAGAAAATGTCCCATTTCTGTACCAATCGTTGCTGTCACTAGGTTGTGTGTGTGGTTAGTATCCCTAAGGGATTACACAGTTCTTTTGTAAAGTGATATCCAAACAAATTAAGCCAAACTAAAGCAATAGGCAAGTGGAACTAAAGGGGCAAAAGAAAACATAAACTACAAGGTCGGTTAATGGGGCTGCAAGGAGTCTGTGCTTTTGGGACCTGGGAATTGAAGTGCTGAAAATAGGATCACAGTGCACCTAAACAACCTCTGCACAGCCCCCTCACACCGCTGTCACAGAGCAAGCCTCCAAATCATCCAAGCATGGAGGAAAGACCTGTTATTTCAAACAAGCTGCGATATCAACCTTTTTATACTAGAAACATGGCAGTCATTATGCAATGAGCTAATGCAGCATCCCCTTTTAGCGCATAAATAACACAGTTTATACATTCTTAGCTGCACAAATAATCTTTGAGCTGATTCACGTGCTGATCAATATCACATACTTCAAGATCGTAGGTTCTCATATTTCTATTGAATTGAACTACTTTAACAACATAAAGTTGTATAAAGTTGaatctgtatatacacacaaaaaagacacTGAAGCTtttaagaggtgtgtgtgtgtgtctatactgcTGTTTGATGCAGTTGTTGGCAAATTAAATATCATTATTAGACATCACAAAACACAAGCAGCAAACTTGCCTTGAAAGCCATGTATGCCTTCAACTGGCAATGTGTTAAGCGTTTGGTTGCTACAGACTATGGGAACCATGACACTTAAGCAAACACATTAGTACCTGCTAGAGCTGCAGGAAGAATTTGTATGTAAGACAGCTGAAGAAGACATTGGTTTCTGCTTGGATTTTGACTCCCAAGAGAGATCAAAGAGATTAATACTTTTAGCAGCTCTGAGAATGGAGAAAGTTGCTAGTTCCTGCTACAAACTTTAGCAAGAGCAAGACCCTGTGAAACCCCTCCTGCAACTTCACTCCCAACGCAACAGCTTAGCAGGCACTTTGTAATACAATGTAAACTCCTGGGGGATGCCCAGTGCCTGCACATTTTATTTCTAGCACTATATACCATAAGTGTGGTATCaaagtgttattattattattattattattattattattattattattattattattattataattatcagCTTGCTACTTCATGTCCAATAACCAACTGAATTATTGGATGTTACTGTACATGGTGAGTTCTCATGCTGAGATAACTGTTTACACTGTGTACATAATATATATTTGGAGGTACCGCTCTTAATTACATGGAGTTCCTTATAATGCTCTAAATAGAAATCCCTTGCAACTTGGCTTTGTGATTTCTAGTCATTGTCAAATACTCAGGACTCTTGGAcagtctgtgtcaccctgtgtcccacgttttttttttttaaagatattgtaAATTCTTCAGGGAAAGTACTTAGTACTTACCAGTATTATGTTACTGCTATATGTAAAGCCATGCGGCTGTACTCACTACTAGAAAAGTACACGGTTGTTGATGTTAATattgttattaataatattattaccaGTACACAATATGGACAACTTGTTATAAATATAAATTAGTAAAGTAATACAGGAGATTTATAGACATAGATGATATGTGTATTCGTTAAAATAGGTAAAATAATAATTCCGTGTATGCAAAATAAAATGATGCTGTATAATTATGATTGAAAACATAAGAAATTAATTTCCCCCAGCTACATGTAGTTAACAGAGGAGCAATCTGttttttataacatgttttagAGCAGACAATCTAATGCCAGTAAAATATGTTCGTTATACTATAAATACCGAATCAGAATAGTTAATCTAACCCCCAAAAGGTTTAATCCCTATTAATGTTtggagggggagaaatacattACATGTAATCTAGACTTTGCCTCTTTAGTATAGGGTTCAGAATTAAgcacatattattattaataatacagAGAAACACTGTTCAATTGCAAACTCAGGGAGGAAATGTACAAGTAACTCCAGCTCATGATGTCTGCATCGAGATTGTGTCTTTGGAAATATTTTCTTTaattaaaaaccttttttttttaaacaaatatacCGCAAATATTGTCACATTACTAACTAGATACAATATGGATCTATACAAGTGACTATTCTTATGACACATTGACTTTCCATACtgtatatccctaagacctgtgcAACTGATCAGCTATTGCTGACATTGTGTAGCAGTGCTTACAATAATGCAACATTATTTACTTTGTCATTTTGCAAACATAAAAATGTTGACTTTTGTATTTGTTTCTAGACATTATGATTGGAATTTAAGCTACAGCAAATGTACAAGGCACAGATTGGttgtcttttaaaaaaatgttgttgTAATATACacgttttaaaataaattttaaaaaatccacaaaatcAGAAACCAGATGGGAATTTATCTTCTAAATAACAGCTAGGATGTGGAAAAAAATTGAACATAAAATATTTGTTCGTTTCACATGGATATTTCAAGTCTATTAAAGATGCCTAATGGAATTAAGGAATAACTGCTTCAAATCGCATTCATCTTTTACACGCACTGTAAATGTGGTCTGAAATCATTTAGTCTCACATTTACAAGTTACCATCATAAAGAACAGCCAGGAAACTAATTctcacatatgtgtgtgtgtgttgttgagAAGCACGAACACTATTGCCTCAAAAAATGAATACAGGCTGCTCACACACACAACTCCGA
It encodes:
- the MYF5 gene encoding myogenic factor 5, with product MEIVDNCHFSPSEFFYDSSCIPSPEEEFTDDFEHGMSVYGAHKKDLQESDEDEHVRAPTGHHQAGHCLMWACKACKRKSSTMDRRKAATMRERRRLKKVNHAFETLKRCTTANPNQRLPKVEILRNAIKYIESLQDLLREQVENYYSLPGQSCSEPGSPISNCSDGMTECSSPQWSRRNSSFDSVYCSDLQPITHSTNKITALSSLDCLSSIVDRISSSDQSVLQLQDSISLSPTTSTDSLPRTPNTPDSRPIYHVL